The proteins below are encoded in one region of Colias croceus chromosome 17, ilColCroc2.1:
- the LOC123699231 gene encoding ER membrane protein complex subunit 7, translating into MNKTMLRIFISTVTLLLLANVSYAVNSMEDEVGVGRYVIEGRVFPPEEQDTSNWQVDTRIHVNGGEYIGFIKNDGSFSIHNVPSGSYVVEIAHPDYMYEPVRVEINSKGKFRARKVNYIQTSQVIQVPYPLKMKAFTKFRYFQVREQWRLTDFLFNPMVIMMVLPLLLIMILPKMMNDPETKEDLKQISNMAKMSELPEMSEMITSLFNGGAKASTSKAKQIKKRQ; encoded by the coding sequence ATGAACAAAACAATGTTACGAATATTTATTTCGACCGTAACGCTGTTGCTTTTAGCAAATGTATCATACGCAGTAAATTCTATGGAAGACGAAGTTGGTGTTGGTAGATATGTCATCGAAGGCCGAGTGTTTCCACCAGAAGAACAAGATACTAGTAATTGGCAAGTAGATACAAGAATACACGTAAACGGTGGTGAATACAttggatttattaaaaacgacGGCTCCTTTAGTATACACAATGTCCCTTCTGGTTCATACGTGGTTGAAATTGCGCATCCTGACTATATGTACGAGCCTGTACGCGTAGAAATTAATTCCAAAGGCAAATTTAGAGCACGTAAAGTTAACTATATCCAAACATCGCAGGTAATACAAGTTCCTTATCCTCTCAAAATGAAGGCATTCACAAAGTTCAGATATTTCCAAGTAAGAGAACAATGGAGGTTGACAGACTTCTTGTTCAACCCGATGGTTATTATGATGGTGCTCCCATTACTGCTCATCATGATTTTACCCAAAATGATGAATGACCCAGAAACAAAGGAGGACTTGAAGCAAATAAGCAATATGGCTAAAATGTCTGAACTTCCAGAGATGTCCGAGATGATCACATCATTATTCAATGGTGGTGCTAAAGCATCCACTTCTAAAGCAAAACAAATTAAGAAGAGACAATAG
- the LOC123699227 gene encoding CD109 antigen has translation MNLIYIAPLLILQTCAGQDYATPTYNTDYNQPNPTNDYLNTNDPRYDNPYDPNRRFQNRNQYDNPYATDKRYNQYDNRNSVNQNVYASENTPRPVWDSNINFPPFKAGELEHDSVIINEATYFIVASKMVRPGQIYKISANILKARLQMTIRASISCNGVEMAHVVEKVKEGVPEILNMRIPPTSVPGDYKLRVEGLYLDDPFGGTAFANETQLDFSQRFMTIFIQMDKPVYMQGQTVRFRVIPINTELKAFGRSIDVFILDPNGRIMKRWLSRQSNFGTVSLQYQMSEQPQFGEWRVRVEALGQTEEAQFLVEEYYQTRFEVNITMPAFFFNTDAYIHGRVMANYTSGAPVRGNLTLRATLRPVPQHRPRDPRLDRDPFARARPNYNPYLYNESAYQPFEYGQEEYNQRNMNYRPGQPNQIDHPDWWYDPQKVVTRMFNFDEKYPFWMPKPDPIDFANNGNNLNYNTYTTSPSYNYYNTKGYDQLPYLRFFNGTYDFKYPMSELAQLVPSLDGVEVIITASIGDPFLDDVIEAYSIARIYNSSLSVTFLGGELQVFKPSMPFDVYMVVAYHDGSKLPAWQAAGISLVVTAQLEGRGGGLEPLRPTLVPGHDAVWHLKIDLYKLLHLEKDPNYRETLDGITGVRLNAQLADARGGRASADVHLVAHYSPNHHHIRVSTSTTNARVGEYIIFHVQSNFYMETFSYVVMSKGIILTSGQENMQEGVRTFAVALSAEMSPVATVVVWAAQRRAVVLADSLTFPVNGISRNNFTVSINNRKHRTGERVEVAIYGEPGAYVGLSGIDAVFYTMQAGNELTYAKVISKMSQFDEATNGTFAYTWRSHFGDADELVYFPSTSFGIDANRTFEYAGLVVFSDVAVTRRHTNCNLTLGFAECLDGNCYPVEKHCDGVTDCADRTDESHCPRDTSYELSHFRKFRFSRVQRQYDNVWMWRDVNIGPHGRYVFTLDVPQVPAHWTVSAFSMSPALGLGMLPAPCTYIGVLPFFIKVEGPEQCRQGEQLGLRVAVFNYQQQDIEAVVVLEASPHYKFVHVEEHGIVRSYNPRTSFGEHQFFVYIYAGDAATVHIPVVPATLGEIHVHIHATTLHGVHRATKTIRVEADGLPQYRHQSVLLDLSNRAYVFQYMHVNVTETPIIPYEVDRYYVFGSNKATISIVGDVVGPLFPTMPVNATSLLDLPMESGEQNMFSFAANMYLTLYMRLINQRNRTLERDAFAHMNVLYQRQMSYMKPDGSFSLFRSDWNQSASSVWLTSFCAKIFQDASFNEWENYIYIDPNVISMAVSWVLEHQTPEGAFYEVTWLPDRNANATIDVPKDSQLYREAGAQLRGREVNNSIILERNISLTAQVVITLESVKNLKDIGVREGLSARVATAQQRGVAWLERHLRLLGEWAAPYALALTAYALACAKAPSAEHAYRLLKRRQRAEGGLIYWGQEPVPAPPYKMENQKPFLLPRLPYKYDSNNIATTAYALLACMDHQDNNEAIVMWLNSQRLKEGGWASTQDTYIALRALIEYTNRKRLRDVSALSVSVDAVALNGSTRSLRVDNHNLAVMQSIEIPEAWGTVKVTARGAGYAILQMAVQYNVDAARFQTPPPARAFDLRTRAHYHGRNQSHIDYQTCASWTLLSESPRSGQAVLEVGVPTGYLVQQQRLDAYVLARKVPHLQRAKYTPTKLVFYFDYLEQETTCVNFTLERWHPVANMSRYLAIRVYDYYAPERFNETIFDALPTYLLNICEVCGSSQCPYCAVYNAARVAFASLSLLALCVLASVLAGGQRADDFVRW, from the exons ATGAATCTTATATACATAGCTCCTTTACTGATATTGCAAACATGCGCCGGGCAGGACTATGCAACACCAACATACAACACAGATTACAACCAACCCAACCCAACAAATGACTACCTCAATACTAATGACCCTAGATATGATAATCCGTATGACCCAAATCGGAGGTTCCAAAATCGTAACCAGTATGACAATCCCTATGCAACGGATAAAAGATATAATCAGTATGATAATCGTAATAGTGTAAATCAAAATGTATATGCATCTGAGAATACCCCTCGACCAGTCTGGGATTCGAATATAAATTTTCCACCATTCAAAGCTGGTGAATTGGAACATGACAGTGTTATTATTAATGAGGC tacatattttatagtagcATCAAAAATGGTCCGTCCAGgtcaaatatataaaatttcggCAAATATACTGAAAGCAAGATTGCAGATGACAATAAGAGCTTCTATTTCATGTAATGGAGTGGAAATGGCTCATGTTGTTGAGAAAGTGAAAGAGGGGGTACCTGAGATTCTGAATATGAGG ATACCGCCAACATCTGTACCCGGCGACTACAAGTTGCGTGTAGAAGGCCTCTACTTGGACGATCCCTTTGGTGGAACGGCATTCGCCAATGAGACTCAGCTTGACTTCTCACAGAGGTTCATGACTATATTCATTCAGATGGACAAACCAGTTTATATGCAGGGACAGACAG TGCGATTCCGAGTGATTCCAATCAACACAGAATTAAAAGCATTTGGTAGATCCATAGATGTCTTCATCTTGGATCCCAATGGACGAATCATGAAAAGATGGCTCTCCCGACAG AGTAACTTCGGCACAGTGAGCCTCCAATACCAGATGTCTGAACAGCCGCAGTTCGGCGAGTGGCGCGTGCGTGTAGAGGCGCTGGGTCAGACGGAGGAGGCCCAGTTCCTTGTCGAGGAGTACTATCAGACTAGGTTTGAG GTGAACATAACGATGCCGGCGTTCTTCTTCAACACGGACGCGTACATCCACGGGCGCGTGATGGCGAACTACACGTCGGGCGCGCCCGTGCGCGGCAACCTCACGCTGCGCGCCACGCTGCGCCCCGTGCCGCAGCACCGCCCGCGGGACCCGCGCCTCGACCGGGATCCCTTCGCGAGGG CCCGACCGAATTACAACCCGTATCTCTACAACGAGAGCGCATACCAGCCCTTCGAGTACGGCCAAGAGGAGTACAACCAGCGCAACATGAACTATAGACCGGGGCAACCGAACCAAATTGACCATCCCGATTGGTGGTACGATCCGCAGAAGGTGGTGACGAGGATGTTTAATTTT GACGAAAAGTACCCATTCTGGATGCCAAAGCCCGACCCTATTGATTTCGCGAACAACGGCAACAACCTGAACTACAATACCTACACCACTTCACCttcatacaattattataacacaaaGGGATATGATCAGCTGCCGTATTTGAGAttt TTCAACGGCACATACGACTTCAAGTACCCAATGTCTGAATTGGCTCAACTTGTGCCATCTCTAGATGGAGTGGAAGTGATCATCACAGCCTCCATTGGTGATCCGTTCCTTGATGACGTTATAGAGGCTTATAGTATAGCGAGGATATATAATTCTTCACTCTCTGTGACCTTCCTCGGTGGGGAGCTGCAGGTGTTCAAGCCGAGCATGCCGTTTGATGTTTAT atGGTAGTAGCATACCACGACGGTTCAAAGCTGCCCGCATGGCAGGCGGCGGGCATTTCCCTGGTAGTGACCGCGCAGTTGGAGGGGAGGGGCGGAGGCCTGGAGCCCTTGCGGCCCACGCTCGTGCCCGGACATGATGCTGTGTGGCATTTGAAGATTGATCTGTATAAACTTTTAC ATCTGGAGAAAGACCCGAACTACCGCGAGACCCTAGACGGAATTACAGGCGTGCGTCTCAATGCACAACTCGCAGACGCGCGCGGAGGTCGGGCAAGTGCTGACGTGCATTTGGTTGCACATTACTCGCCCAACCATCATCATATACGAGTGTCCACTAGTACTACTAACGCGAGG GTTggtgaatacataatattccaTGTACAGAGCAACTTCTACATGGAGACATTCAGCTATGTTGTCATGTCTAAAGGGATCATACTCACTAGCGGCCAGGAGAATATGCAG GAGGGTGTCCGCACGTTCGCAGTGGCTCTGTCAGCTGAGATGTCGCCCGTCGCCACCGTGGTGGTGTGGGCGGCGCAGAGACGGGCTGTAGTGCTGGCCGACTCGCTTACCTTCCCTGTTAATGGCATATCTAGGAACAAT TTCACAGTGTCGATAAACAACCGCAAGCACCGCACGGGCGAGCGCGTGGAGGTGGCGATCTACGGCGAGCCCGGCGCGTACGTGGGGCTCTCCGGGATAGACGCCGTGTTCTACACCATGCAGGCGGGCAACGAGCTCACATACGCTAAG GTGATATCAAAGATGTCTCAATTCGATGAAGCCACGAACGGCACGTTCGCGTACACGTGGCGCTCGCACTTTGGTGATGCGGATGAGCTGGTCTACTTCCCGTCTACTAGCTTCGGGATAGACGCTAATCGAACTTTTGA ATACGCCGGTCTAGTGGTGTTCAGTGACGTCGCAGTAACCCGTCGGCACACAAACTGCAACCTAACACTCGGTTTCGCCGAATGTCTCGACGGCAACTGCTATCCCGTGGAGAAACATTGTGATGGAGTCACCGACTGCGCGGATAGGACGGACGAGTCGCATT GCCCGCGCGACACGTCGTACGAGCTGAGCCACTTCCGCAAGTTCCGGTTCAGCCGCGTGCAGCGGCAGTACGACAACGTGTGGATGTGGCGCGACGTGAACATCGGGCCGCACGGCCGCTACGTGTTCACGCTGGACGTGCCGCAGGTGCCCGCGCACTGGACCGTGTCCGCGTTCAGCATGTCGCCCGCGCTGGGGCTCGGCATGCTGCCCGCGCCGTGCACT TACATCGGCGTGCTGCCGTTCTTCATCAAGGTGGAAGGGCCGGAGCAGTGCCGGCAGGGCGAGCAGCTGGGCCTGCGCGTGGCCGTGTTCAACTACCAGCAGCAGGACATCGAGGCGGTCGTCGTGCTGGAGGCCTCGCCGCACTACAAGTTCGTGCACGTGGAGGAGCACGGCATT GTCCGCTCCTACAACCCGCGCACGTCGTTCGGCGAGCACCAGTTCTTCGTGTACATATACGCGGGCGACGCGGCCACAGTGCACATCCCCGTGGTGCCGGCCACACTCGGGGAGATACACGTGCACATACACGCGACCACACTGCACGGCGTGCACAGAGCTACTAAGACGATACGCGTTGAG GCGGACGGTCTCCCTCAATACCGGCATCAGTCTGTCCTACTCGACCTCTCGAACCGCGCGTACGTGTTCCAATACATGCACGTGAACGTCACGGAAACACCAATCATTCCATATGAAGTGGACAGATATTATGTCTTCGGGTCGAATAAAGCGACGATTTCGATTGTGGGTGATGTGGTTGGACCCCTGTTTCCGACTATGCCGGTGAATGCGACCAGTTTGTTGGATCTGCCGATG GAGTCAGGCGAGCAGAACATGTTCAGTTTCGCCGCGAACATGTACCTAACGCTGTACATGCGTCTCATCAACCAACGCAACCGCACGCTCGAGCGAGATGCGTTCGCGCACATGAACGTGCTGTATCAGAGGCAGATGTCGTACATGAAGCCGGACGGGTCTTTCTCATTGTTTAGGAGTGATTG gaaCCAATCTGCATCAAGTGTTTGGCTGACGTCCTTCTGCGCTAAAATCTTCCAAGATGCATCTTTCAACGAATGGGAGAACTACATTTACATTGATCCTAAT GTGATATCTATGGCGGTGTCGTGGGTGTTGGAGCACCAGACCCCGGAGGGTGCGTTCTACGAGGTGACGTGGCTGCCGGACCGCAACGCTAATGCAACTATAGACGTGCCGAAGGACAGCCAGCTGTATAGGGAGGCGGGTGCACAGTTACGGGGGAGAGAG GTGAACAACTCAATAATATTGGAGCGGAATATATCGTTGACTGCGCAAGTCGTTATAACACTGGAATCTGTCAAGAATCTCAAGGATATAGGCGTCAGAGAG GGTCTGTCGGCGCGCGTGGCGACGGCGCAGCAGCGCGGCGTGGCGTGGCTGGAGCGGCACCTGCGGCTGCTGGGCGAGTGGGCGGCGCCCTACGCGCTGGCGCTCACCGCCTACGCGCTCGCCTGCGCCAAGGCGCCCAGCGCCGAGCACGCCTACCGGCTGCTCAAGCGGCGCCAGCGGGCCGAAG GTGGTCTAATATACTGGGGTCAAGAACCAGTGCCAGCGCCGCCATACAAAATGGAAAATCAAAAGCCTTTCCTCTTACCGCGACTACCTTACAAATATGACTCGAACAACATTGCTACAACTGCGTACGCGCTTCTTGCTTGTATGGATCATCAG gaCAACAATGAAGCAATCGTTATGTGGCTGAACTCTCAAAGGCTCAAGGAAGGAGGATGGGCGTCTACTCAG GACACGTACATAGCCCTGCGCGCGCTGATCGAGTACACGAACCGCAAGCGGCTGCGCGACGTGAGCGCGCTCAGCGTGAGCGTGGACGCGGTCGCGCTCAACGGCTCCACGCGCTCGCTGCGGGTGGACAACCACAACCTGGCCGTCATGCAGAGCATTGAG ATCCCGGAAGCGTGGGGCACAGTGAAGGTAACAGCCCGCGGCGCCGGTTACGCCATACTGCAGATGGCGGTGCAGTACAACGTGGATGCGGCGCGGTTCCAAACGCCCCCGCCCGCGCGGGCGTTCGACCTGCGGACACGCGCGCACTATCACGGGAGGAATCAGTCGCATATCGACTATCAGACTTGTGCTAG CTGGACGCTCCTATCGGAGTCCCCCCGGTCCGGGCAAGCGGTGCTAGAAGTGGGCGTGCCCACGGGGTACTTAGTGCAACAACAACGCCTCGACGCGTACGTGCTGGCGCGGAAAGTGCCGCACTTGCAGCGGGCCAAGTACACGCCCACCAaacttgtgttttatttcgaTTAT TTGGAGCAAGAAACAACGTGCGTGAACTTCACACTGGAACGTTGGCACCCGGTGGCCAACATGTCGCGGTATCTCGCGATACGGGTCTACGATTATTACGCACCGG AACGATTCAACGAGACGATATTCGACGCACTACCAACGTACCTACTGAACATTTGCGAAGTGTGCGGCTCGTCGCAGTGCCCGTACTGCGCGGTGTACAACGCGGCTCGCGTCGCATTCGCTTCGCTTTCGCTTCTCGCGCTCTGCGTGCTCGCGAGCGTGCTGGCGGGAGGGCAAAGGGCGGACGATTTTGTACGGTGGtga
- the LOC123699230 gene encoding myb/SANT-like DNA-binding domain-containing protein 3 produces MEKQKRERSTNFSQDETHLLLSLIEARRYIIESKRSDASTWQEKEKAWKDIEKAFNSVTNSVFRDHKHLKIKYEAIKRDTRKKIAEFYKSGGTKKLTIAEEKVKEIMRLSVDSNESQFDSDSGLPSTTHTVIKRVPGVEESNAPNVLTNESRKDNIIQKQESEPPKKKLCAERTPIFRSKSKEEMPFDELAEEKHEIAKIQMKIRTEELHQKIIQRKLLEQDLKHKDIIFELEKQQLLLKIQLLKKDLEKT; encoded by the exons ATGGAAAAGCAGAAACGCGAAAGAAGCACAAATTTCTCGCAAGACGAAACGCACCTCCTGCTATCATTAATCGAAGCAAGAAGATATATTATTGAGAGTAAACGAAGCGACGCCAGTACTTGGCAAGAGAAAGAAAAAGCTTGGAAAGACATCGAAAAGGCATTCAACAGTGTGACTAATTCTGTTTTTCGCGAccacaaacatttaaaaattaagtatgaaGCTATAAAAAGGGACACTAGAAAAAAGATAGCAGAGTTCTATAAAAGTGGAGGAACTAAAAAACTTACGATTGCAGAAGAGAAAGTGAAAGAAATTATGCGCCTTTCTGTCGATAGCAATGAAAGTCAGTTTGACTCCGATTCGGGTCTACCAA GTACTACCCATACTGTTATAAAACGAGTGCCTGGTGTGGAAGAAAGCAATGCTCCTAATGTTCTTACTAATG AGTCAcgtaaagataatataatacaaaaacagGAAAGCGAACCTCCCAAAAAGAAACTATGTGCAGAAAGGACACCAATATTTCGAA GTAAATCAAAAGAAGAAATGCCTTTCGATGAATTAGCTGAAGAAAAACATGAAATAGCAAAgattcaaatgaaaataagaaCAGAGGAGCTACACCAGAAAATAATACAACGAAAGCTTTTAGAACAAGATCTAAAACATAAAGATATCATCTTTGAATTAGAAAAACAACAgcttcttttaaaaatacagttattAAAGAAAGATTTAGAGAAAACATGA
- the LOC123699232 gene encoding uncharacterized protein LOC123699232 yields MPPKRVKDDDDCGEPSPRISFNDLEKSMTPFSGDDAYGIETFVKDFEDISSLMQWGEIEKLIFSKRLLAGTAKLFLRSLSGTTTWDTLKSELREEFGKKLNSATVHKRLSTRRMKMNETHQQYFLHMKELAVLGNVEDEALMEYVIDGIKDRRFKVKNCYLIVQEQQKL; encoded by the exons ATGCCGCCGAAACGAGtaaaagatgatgatgattgtggTGAACCATCGCCGCGTATTTCCTTCAATGACTTAGAGAAATCAATGACGCCATTTTCGGGTGATGATGCCTATGGCATCGAAACATTCGTAAAAGATTTTGAAGATATTTCCTCTTTAATGCAATGGGgcgaaatagaaaaactcaTATTTTCGAAGCGGCTTCTCGCGGGAACCGCCAAGCTATTTTTACGTTCACTAAGTGGGACCACCACGTGGGATACACTTAAGTCTGAGCTCCGTGAGGAATTTGGTAAGAAGTTGAACAGTGCAACTGTTCACAAGAGACTTTCAACTCGCCGGATGAAGATGAATGAGACTCAtcagcaatattttttacatatgaaGGAACTTGCAGTACTTGGGAATGTTGAAGATGAAGCCCTGATGGAATATGTCATCGACGGTATTAAAGACA gaagattcaaggtgaaaaattgttatcttATAGTTCAGGAACAACAGAAACTTTAA
- the LOC123699228 gene encoding uncharacterized protein LOC123699228, giving the protein MDTSDYNNKMSEILSDENTYKKVDKDPTNKVMKQTTDLINKHKTTLNLDTKYLIPSCVKPPKMYGLPKIHKTNTPLRPIVSQIDTPTQKLSQHMSRVLAPLRGNTSAYVKDSYHFVEILKDLNIANNETMVSFDVQSLFTNLPVTDCINIVKKRLGEHNMPLEYAEILEHCLTSGYLLWNGEFYMQVDGVAMGSPVSPVVADIFMEDFEERALATAPVKQRLYKRYVDDTFTILPTEHIPAFLEHLNSIHKNIQFTMELETNNRLAFLDILIMRGRDGMLNHTVYRKVTHTDRYLNGESHHHPCQLASVGKSLFQRARHLCDAAHLSGELQHVKRVLRNNKLQAPPQHHRSRTKPHTVERQPAYLPYVKGVTDRIGRILRRASIKTIYKPHKKINQFLRPIKSNIPLQDAGVYKLDCDCGLSYIGQTKRSIANRLKEHIADIKHRRHKKSAVCEHTLDNNHFIRFDQPQILARENKFFPRLVREAIEIKKHPNFNREDGLKLSNTWDPVIKNLKSHVKRTKRLEDTISQYCQHPEKYSRYQLRRNRWR; this is encoded by the coding sequence ATGGATACGTCAGATTACAACAACAAAATGTCGGAAATACTGTCGGACGAAAACACCTACAAAAAAGTCGACAAGGACCCAACAAATAAGGTAATGAAACAAACAACTGaccttataaataaacacaaaacgaCATTAAATCTTGACACTAAGTATCTTATTCCATCTTGCGTGAAACCTCCTAAGATGTATGGCTTACctaaaatacacaaaactaATACTCCATTAAGACCTATTGTGAGTCAAATTGATACACCCACTCAAAAACTATCACAACACATGTCTAGGGTGCTCGCTCCCCTCAGAGGTAACACCAGTGCTTATGTTAAGGACTCATACCATTTTGTTGAGATATTAAAAGACCTAAATATCGCAAACAATGAAACTATGGTTAGCTTTGATGTGCAGTCTCTTTTTACTAATCTCCCGGTGACTGATTGCATCAATATTGTTAAGAAAAGGTTAGGTGAACACAATATGCCATTAGAATATGCAGAGATCTTAGAACATTGCCTAACATCTGGCTATTTATTGTGGAATGGTGAATTTTACATGCAGGTTGATGGGGTGGCCATGGGCTCTCCAGTATCACCCGTTGTcgctgatatttttatggaaGACTTCGAGGAGAGAGCCTTGGCCACAGCACCAGTCAAACAGAGACTGTATAAACGCTATGTAGATGACACCTTCACAATACTCCCTACTGAACATATACCTGCATTTTTAGAACATCTTAACTCCATACATAAAAACATCCAATTTACTATGGAGTTAGAAACTAACAACCGTCTAGCCTTTcttgacattttaataatgagGGGACGGGATGGCATGCTCAACCATACAGTGTATAGGAAAGTCACTCATACTGATAGGTACCTCAATGGTGAATCTCACCACCACCCTTGCCAACTAGCTTCTGTCGGTAAATCTTTGTTTCAGAGAGCCCGCCACCTCTGTGATGCTGCCCACCTCAGCGGGGAACTGCAGCATGTCAAGCGAGTACTACGTAACAACAAGCTGCAGGCGCCTCCACAGCATCACAGGAGTCGAACGAAGCCACACACAGTTGAAAGACAACCGGCCTACCTACCATATGTGAAGGGAGTTACTGACAGAATTGGAAGAATCCTAAGACGAGcttcaattaaaactatatataaGCCGCATAAGAAGATAAACCAATTCTTGAGaccaattaaaagtaatattccTCTACAAGATGCAGGCGTGTACAAGTTAGACTGTGACTGTGGTCTCTCATACATCGGCCAAACAAAAAGAAGCATTGCTAACCGACTGAAGGAGCACATTGCGGATATCAAGCATCGGCGTCACAAGAAGTCTGCGGTATGTGAACACACACTGGACAACAACCACTTCATAAGATTTGACCAACCACAAATCCTTGccagagaaaataaattttttccaagacTTGTGCGCGAggctattgaaattaaaaaacatccaAATTTCAATAGAGAAGATGGTTTGAAACTTTCTAACACCTGGGATCCtgttattaagaatttaaaatcccaTGTCAAACGTACCAAAAGACTAGAAGACACGATCAGCCAATACTGCCAACATCCGGAAAAATACTCCAGATACCAACTACGGAGGAATAGGTGGAGGTAg
- the LOC123699169 gene encoding THAP domain-containing protein 5-like, with protein MPSCVMRYCFNSSYNTNKARGVTFHQFPHHGHEKREEWIKFVQKNRSEDTWLPSEYSRICSIHFKEDDKYTTKTGRIYLRKTAVPCIDPKKTSEPSSFKPEPLSDSVSSSESIFDSPRTIVLKKKLLKESAARKKLAEKFRILRRKNYYLKEKCARYKTLVRNLTADKFGFDLNKTPDLNTTPDLMAKEEVVE; from the exons atgccttcgtgtgtgatGAGATATTGTTTTAACAGTTCATATAATACAAACAAAGCCCGAGGAGTGACTTTTCACCA GTTTCCGCATCACGGCCACGAAAAAAGGGAGGAGTGGATTaaatttgtacaaaaaaatcgTAGTGAGGATACATGGTTACCATCAGAGTATTCACGCATTTGTTCTATTCATTTTAAAGAAGATGACAAATACACCACAAAGACAGGACGAATATACTTAAGGAAAACAGCTGTACCCTGCATTgat CCTAAAAAAACCAGTGAACCATCTTCATTTAAACCAGAACCATTGTCTGACTCAGTAAGCAGTTCAGAATCAATTTTCGACAGTCCGAGAACAATTGTACTGAAGAAAAAATTACTTAAGGAATCTGCAGCTAGAAAGAAACTTGCTGAGAAGTTTAGGATATTACGacgtaaaaattattatctaaaggAAAAATGTGCCAGGTACAAAACTCTTGTTCGAAATTTGACAGCTGATAAATTCggttttgatttaaataagaCACCTGATTTAAATACGACACCTGATCTAATGGCGAAAGAAGAAGTTGTTGAGTAG